A portion of the Roseovarius sp. M141 genome contains these proteins:
- a CDS encoding 2'-5' RNA ligase family protein, protein MIYVLAYPKFEADILRSILTFRSAHEPDRAGLVAPHITLVFGVQNSTPSEIAKHCELVATRTTTISVEFPSWEIVYDPFEKTHKIFLVTSTGTDRVTALHQQLYDGPHRSELHPDMPYKSHMTVATNVDRSVLEAVDVASIGTFPMKATIRSLEVVSLTDSRLSVIGSIPLVA, encoded by the coding sequence ATGATCTATGTTCTTGCATACCCAAAATTCGAAGCTGACATACTGCGCTCAATTCTGACGTTTCGCAGTGCACATGAACCTGACAGGGCTGGGCTCGTTGCGCCACACATCACGCTTGTCTTTGGCGTTCAAAATTCAACTCCATCTGAAATAGCTAAACATTGCGAGCTGGTGGCCACTCGAACAACAACGATTTCCGTCGAGTTCCCAAGCTGGGAAATAGTTTATGATCCGTTTGAAAAGACGCACAAAATATTCCTTGTAACTTCGACGGGAACTGACCGTGTTACAGCTTTGCATCAGCAACTTTATGACGGGCCGCACCGCTCGGAATTGCATCCAGACATGCCTTATAAATCACATATGACAGTGGCGACGAATGTGGATCGGTCAGTATTAGAAGCAGTTGACGTTGCATCAATTGGCACGTTCCCGATGAAAGCAACGATCCGCAGCTTGGAGGTCGTATCTCTTACCGACAGCAGGCTGTCGGTGATTGGATCGATCCCGTTGGTCGCGTAG